In the genome of Monodelphis domestica isolate mMonDom1 chromosome 2, mMonDom1.pri, whole genome shotgun sequence, one region contains:
- the CRIP3 gene encoding cysteine-rich protein 3 isoform X1, whose product MSWTCPRCQQPVFFAEKVSSLGQNWHRFCLKCERCHNVLAAGGHAEHNGKPYCHKPCYAVLFGPLGPTQVKTYAGETSLCPGCGNPVYFAEKVMSLGRNWHRPCLRCQRCRKTLTAGSHAEHDGFPYCHIPCYGYLFGPKGVNIGDVGCYIYDSLELKSD is encoded by the exons ATGAGCTGGACCTGCCCCCGCTGCCAGCAGCCCGTGTTCTTCG CTGAAAAGGTGAGCTCCCTGGGTCAGAACTGGCATCGATTCTGCCTGAAATGTGAGCGCTGCCACAATGTCCTGGCTGCGGGTGGACACGCCGAG CATAATGGAAAGCCATATTGTCACAAACCATGTTATGCAGTTCTTTTTGGACCCCTGG GCCCAACACAGGTGAAGACATATGCTGGTGAGACATCCTTGTGTCCTGGCTGTGGGAACCCCGTTTACTTTG CTGAAAAGGTGATGTCCCTGGGCAGGAACTGGCATCGGCCCTGTCTCCGATGCCAGCGCTGCCGAAAAACCCTGACAGCAGGGAGCCACGCAGAG CATGATGGTTTCCCGTACTGCCACATCCCTTGCTACGGATACCTGTTTGGGCCCAAAG GTGTGAACATTGGTGACGTGGGCTGCTACATCTATGACTCTTTAGAGCTGAAATCGGACTGA
- the CRIP3 gene encoding cysteine-rich protein 3 isoform X2, with amino-acid sequence MSWTCPRCQQPVFFAEKVSSLGQNWHRFCLKCERCHNVLAAGGHAEHNGKPYCHKPCYAVLFGPLGIKAGGVGSYMEDLPHPPTVTPITTMPLTAGSFSPPRSRTGPPQAKRSRRSPTQVKTYAGETSLCPGCGNPVYFAEKVMSLGRNWHRPCLRCQRCRKTLTAGSHAEHDGFPYCHIPCYGYLFGPKGVNIGDVGCYIYDSLELKSD; translated from the exons ATGAGCTGGACCTGCCCCCGCTGCCAGCAGCCCGTGTTCTTCG CTGAAAAGGTGAGCTCCCTGGGTCAGAACTGGCATCGATTCTGCCTGAAATGTGAGCGCTGCCACAATGTCCTGGCTGCGGGTGGACACGCCGAG CATAATGGAAAGCCATATTGTCACAAACCATGTTATGCAGTTCTTTTTGGACCCCTGG GGATCAAAGCTGGTGGGGTGGGCTCCTACATGGAAGATCTTCCCCATCCTCCAACTGTGACCCCCATCACCACCATGCCCTTGACTGCTGGCAGCTTCAGTCCACCCAGGAGCCGGACAGGCCCCCCTCAGGCCAAGAGGTCAAGGAGGA GCCCAACACAGGTGAAGACATATGCTGGTGAGACATCCTTGTGTCCTGGCTGTGGGAACCCCGTTTACTTTG CTGAAAAGGTGATGTCCCTGGGCAGGAACTGGCATCGGCCCTGTCTCCGATGCCAGCGCTGCCGAAAAACCCTGACAGCAGGGAGCCACGCAGAG CATGATGGTTTCCCGTACTGCCACATCCCTTGCTACGGATACCTGTTTGGGCCCAAAG GTGTGAACATTGGTGACGTGGGCTGCTACATCTATGACTCTTTAGAGCTGAAATCGGACTGA